A segment of the Mercurialis annua linkage group LG4, ddMerAnnu1.2, whole genome shotgun sequence genome:
GAGatccaaatttttatattaagatacttaacatttatatataattattaaatttttaatatcaacTATGAagtactaaaaaatttaaaataatagtagtaTTAAGTAGTTGTAAATAGTGTACACGTGTGTGTGTATTGATccacatttaataaaatagGTTTCGTGCGCATATCACCCACTTACAGAGAAAGAAATGGTGGTCCCACTCTCACCTTCCAAACTTCTTCCCCTTTACCCGCCAATTTAAACCAACTTTGCTTTTGCATGGATATTTTAAATTAAGCATTAAtacttattaatttattgtaagAATGAGagataaacatttttaaattaaaatatatgattctttttattaaaataaaaattaaacaaaaaatttactaaatattatttgctgaaatcaaaaattattactgctattatttaaattggttaaagtttttttaatcaataaaatatacCAAACCCCACCTATCAAAAGACTCAAATTCTTAATTCTTACctttcattatttaattttggaaCCAATACTTACTTTTCTTATTATTGGTTTTGACTAACCTTTCTATTGACTTGTTCTTGGTTATGCCATTACATTTGTCTTTTCCACCTTTTTGCCTCAAGAATTGAACTATAATGATACTTTCTAGTAGTATTTATCTTGCCATGTTATTTGTTACTAGAATTTAATTGTTTACAGAATATTGTATctgaaaaatatatatcaaatatttaagttattactataatttaaaactatatttttttagattagTTGCAAATAAATCATTAACTTTAGTTTTTTAAGATCTgaaatattctttttataatataaaacacCGAGTAATTTCAATACAAATATTAATGTGGATGTTTGAACAATAACGATccacaataatattttttattaaagattatttgaaaattctaaataatagaaaaattaatagttcatATTTGAACTATtaaaactagaaaatatattgaaattcataatttgttttataatcaTATTTTGAAAATACGAGTTTGTTCAACAACATCTAAAAGAAAAGCCTTTACTCATCATTTGGCAGTGCTTTGTGAAATTGATGCCTCCAAAAAGCCAACTGCTTTATCTAAACAAAACCCACATGCCAAAAGAGCCTTTACATCTTCTCCTTtctttttgctatttttttgaCTTTATATTCTTAAGGATTTTTTCATACatagtccctaaactttcatATTTATCatcaaatcattttattttaatttgtagtCATATATCTCAATCCAAAATATTCATCGCATAATTTTACGCTATGCTAGATCTAtagcggggggggggggggggtcaaGCTCTTCAGACTATAGAGAGACTCTTTGATTTTGTCAGGAAACCcgttttaaatgatattataaaaattattcttaccatctatattcatatttttttttattaaggaGGGAGTTAGATAATGAAggggataaaaataaaatatcttagCTAACTTTAATAAGAAActaatgttttataattatCCATGATTTGACGTTGGCGTGACGCTAATGTGAtgttttttattatcatttaaaaataagtcATATgtggttttaaataaaaaaatgattttaatggAAAGAGGGGGAATTTCAAGGATTATAAATGGAATTTACCTATTCTTAATGGTGAATTTTTGGGTTTTTATACATAAAAAGAATTTACATGATTAGCTAGCACATTACTTTTAATCTTTGTTTTGAAGGACCTAAAAAGTTATTACTATACACCATCACGGTCAAAAAATGTAGTTACCCAATAAgtgtttaaatgattaattagtataagaaaaaaatcaaactcataatagtttttttgttataaaggGTTGATGTTGGAGGGAAAATGTTAATGTCTATTCAAACAAGCATAGCTTTAACCATTTTGGCAAGTAATAATAACATggaaagttatatttttttcattaggGTTCTACATGGCAAAATGGTGGGCTACTACCTAAAGATTTCCATTTTTGATATATGATACCTATACCAGTCAAAAAGATGGTAGTAATCATTCTTCATAATCTCtttgtttccctattttagcttTATATATTTCCTAAAAAGATGCATCAAGAAGAGTTATTGAATAAAAGGTCCTTGTAGTTCCtgaaattataaatcaaaatcaattaactcacacttaattttaattaattaaaaacattaatcaACCTCCAAGTAGGGTCATTGCAGCTTGTAAATatgttcatttttaaaataatttagggGTTAATTGACCTTAAATTAGAGAAAGGTATCTGCTGAAAGCCacaatctcaattttttttatactcgCTTAATTTTGCATCCTTAATTAAATAGTCAACTAATTAGGCAGCATTATGTTTCTGGTAAATAGCAAAGTATTGAAAGATTTCTCTTAAATTCAATACCTAAATTTGTGTTCAATgaattttactattaatttttagttttgttcTAAAGAAGAACAgtgaatttgaaagaaaaagttCAAAAGCTGAGATGCTTAAATtaggtaaaaaaaaaacacaatcaaACTTTATCAAATTGTAGAAACATTCTTGTATATCcaacaaagaagaagaaaataaataaaatatttttttaagataataataaataacttaACACACAATTTAGGTGAAACAATTCTAATGTTTACTTGACAATTGAGAAAGAGTAAAAATCATACTTATTCCTGTGGTCTATATTATGAGCCAACTTCTAATTATTTCTCTAAAAATCACTTTGCTGGGGTTTAAGCAGCCAAGCTTTTTGAGGCAATCTCAAACACATTCTCTGACAGACCATTGGCAGACATGATCATCTCTAACTGTGCCTGCAAAAGGCAATGCAGATTTTCATATTATGAATTTGCTGATAACGAAAAAGAGGAATTATCGAATTGGGTTTGATGGTTTTTTTACAGTTGCTTCACGAAAGATTGCCTCTTgtatacaaaaattataaacatttgactgtTGAGCATTGAAAACTACAACAGCTAGTTACCTTGGCAAGCGTTTGTCGAGCTTCATCATAGCGTCTCCATCTTGAGAAGGCTGATACCATGCGAGACGCCACCTGCAATGCACAATTATCGATGAAGTAACTGAATACCAAAAGGATCCTATGAACATATCGATACATACAGATAGGGGTGTGAGAAACCTGAACCTAACAGATACATTTGGTCTGTTAGATTTGAAACTATAAGAAAATTTGGTTTTTTTGATTTCGTTTGGTTTCAGATCTAATAAAATTCCAGTTAGGTGTTGGtgcaaaccgaaccaaaaaattcAACCAAACCGACTGATTCAGTTCAGTTTAAAATTCTTAcatctttaaaattttggtttggtctggttttgaaaaaacaaaaaaattggttCAGTTCCAACAGAATGCACACTGCTACATGCAAATAATGGCAACTGACTCATGAACCAATGATGATTTTTGGAACAGACCTGAGGATTAATTTTGTCAAGTTGCACCACCATCTCCCCTAAGAATTTGTAGCCTGATCCATCCTTTGCATGGAAATTCACAGGAGAACCACAAAATCCTCCAATGAGCGAGTACACCTATTTCACAAAACAAACATATTCAATAAAAACACTGGAGGCACATGATTGTGAAAAAAAAGTCTGCCAAAACATAGCTGACGACTTACCTTGTTTGGATTCCGCATATCAAATGCTGGATGATTTAAGAGCCTTCTCACATTCTCAACATTACCAGAAACATCAGACATGGCTTGGAGGGCAAACCATTTATTCACAACCTAGcagaaaagagaaaataaaatattcagaGAAACACTAAAAGAGCTCTGATGCAGCGATCAGAGTCGACCATTTTCAGAAAACCAGATTATCAACCAAAGTGTTCTTTAAACTTATGTTGTTGAAAATTAGAggttgtaaataaataaaaagtgacCTTTGACTACTCGGAATCAATGAACATTGCTTTGGAATACTACATAAACACCAATATTTTGATGATATAGGACAAAGCACAAAGTTGCAAACAGATAAAATAAGATGATTAAGCAATCAAAAAGATATGGAGCtagagaatcaccaaatagttGTTTTGCCACTTATTATAAAAGTCAGCCAGGGCTTCATCACGGCCTTTACCAGGGCTTTGGGCTATGGCTGCCAAAGCTGCAAATTGATCCGTCATATTCGTAGCAGTGTTATACTCTTGTAATGCAAGTTTTGTTAACCCTTCATCTTCCAGGGATGCAAGATAGGCTACAGATTGTTACAAAATGCAGAAAAGTTAGGGAAGGATAGTATTAATGCAACATCTTGAAAGATGCAAAACTTGGTATCAAGAAAAACAGACCCAGGGAAATATTTTTCAGAGCCCGCCTAGCCATGTTAGGATGGTCAAACACATAAGGTTCTGAGCTCCTGTTATTCTCGACCTGAAAATACCAAAATTTACGCTCTTAGTCGAAGTGTTCAATCAAGAATTGACAGCATGAGAGACTGAAAACATATTAAACTGTAACTTTGTGGAATATCATACTATGTTCAGAAACTCTGCTTTAAGCTCAGTGGCAAGCTGTTTTCTAAGGAAAGATCGAACAGCATGAACAGCATCAGGATCTGCAATTTCCATCAGATCCATTATTTCTCCTTCACCTGGCAGAGTTATTGCCTTCGCAACAAATTCCTGAACAGAAAAAGGAATTTACGTTTGATTAGCGCAATAATCTTCATACTTCTCCATTGTTCATCAGGTCTAGTTTTCCTCCCTGTCCCTCCACAATTAAGGAACAAGATGACAAAAAAAGAAGACATTAGTCATACTTGATCTAAGCTGGTATCACAGAGTATGCTCCTGAGCCCATGCATAAACTTTGGATTCAGAGCCAATGGTTTGCTTTGTTGGAAATCGCTCACCAAGCTGAGCATCAGCTTCCTTGCCAAAACCTGTCCAGCCTCCCAACTAAAACACAAAGTCATGAAGTGAATCAATTGTTATCCGGTCTGACAgtaaaataaaaggaacaaaagatataaaaatacaaaccgGTTGAATCCATCCGAGTCATGAGCAAGAAGGAAAAACAAATCAGTGTCAGAGATATCGGATTGAAGACGGATAGGAGCACTATAACCCCGCAATATGGAAGGAACTGGTCGCTCAACTATGTCAGGAAAGACAAATTCTTCCTCTTTCTGCTTAGAGCCAACAAAAAGTTGTATTTAGTAGTCAGAAATAAAAGCTTCTTGAACACAAACAGTAACTCAAATTAGCAGACAGCAATAGTTGGCCATTTCATAGGACAAGTGCTTTTGTTGTTTAACTCAAAATACTATGAAAATGTTATTGTAAaagaataagggttaattccataaaaaaatcacgacctttacatgAATTTCatttaatcacgacctttaaaaattgtcatataaaatcatgacctttcattttttttcaaatctatcattttagtgtatttttgttaactAAGTTCTTCATTAAACAATTGGTTTTAGTGATAgatatgaaataaaatgaaagtcgtgcctttaaatgccaatttttaaaggtcgtgcctttaaatgccaatttttaaaggtcatgattttttatggaattaacccaaaGAATAACATTGAAAGAGTGTACACACCCTAAAGGGCATCTAAGCAGAGCATGtattatattatcattaaaATTTGTCCAGCCGAACAGTTTAGTCTCGGTTCTCAAAACATACTAAATGAGCAAAATTCATAAGCTTTTATGTTGCTTGGTATATGATGTACTGGTGACATATTACTTGGCAATAATGTTTgtaacaaacaaacaaaaaaattgcattTGAGTAAATTCCGCTTAAAATAACAAACTTAGGCTGCCAATATAGCTGTCTAAGCGATCAAGGACAAACAGATTGAACATGTGAGGATGGACAAGCATGTGTTCCCCACTGACCTTGGTTACTCTAAGAACTGTTGTATTTACTGGTTGATTGTTGCTCGCAAGAGATTTTAGTGTTCCATCTTGATAAACAGAAGAGAGAGGCATGTCTTTGCCACTTGAATCGAGCAGGCCAAAAGCCACAGGAATGAACATGGGCTCTTTAATAGGTTGGCCTGGAGTAGGTGGCACCTCTTGGCTGCATTAGTGGTAGATTAGTGATATAGCTATTACTCACAAAAAAAGGAAATGAAAATTCTTATAAATGAAGCTTGTAGTATGTTATACCTAAACTTCAAGGAGAAAGTACGAGCTTCGGCATCATAAGATGACGTAACCTTCACAACTGGAGTACCAGCTTGGGAATACCTGCAATAATTTTATTGTAGATTAAGGAATCAATTTCAAAATACTTCAAATTTAGAAGTAAAGATAAGTATAATTTTCTAAAACAAATAATCAATACCATTGTAAGAAATTTGCGAAATCTGCATTATTAGCATCTCTCATGGCAGCATAAAAATCTTCACAGGTTACAGCTTGACCGTCATGCCTCTCAAAATAAAGATCCATTCCCTAAAACACAAATAAAATGCCTTTAGCTGATTTCTAAAAAATGACCATAAGTATTCGTTGACGGCTCGGAGCAATAATTGTGCTATACCTTTCTGAAACCTTGACTGCCTAGCAAGGTTTTGTACATCCTGACAACTTCAGCTCCCTAAAAAACAGGTATAAAAGTTCGAATAATGTATCACCTCCACCAAAAGAAACTACATACACACAGAATAAGAGCTTCAAAGAAGCCAAACCTTCTCATACACCTGTCAAGTAAAATGAAGCAAGAACATAAAACAATAGTTAGATATCTGATTCGCAAAAGAAAGctgaaatgaaattaaacatacaaaaataatttgatgaaAAATACCGTGACTGCAATTTGAAGTCGGTACATAGCCCCATTCCGGAGATGGAAAAACACAATCCAAACATCAGAGAGAAAGAAGACCTTCAAGTCTAAGTGTTTAATACAAGCATTCACTGAGTGGGCCTAAGAAAACATCAACTTACCTGTGTAGAAGTTATCCATCTGCAAAAGAACATAACAAAGCGGTAAGATTAATCAGCATAAAGGCTACAGCCGATGAGCTTTTATAAAGATGACGAGTTTTACAAGTAGGTATCATCTGACAAATGATTTCATACCTTGATGTAAGAATGTGGTCGTACGGGATGAGCCATGGGACCAGAATCCTAGAATATTGCAAAACAAATATGTCAGAGCTGACATACAGCAAGGCACATAACATACCATACCACATTCCAATTTAATCGAAATTTCAGAGCACGCAGCAGAATACTTTAGAAAAGAGCTCTAAGAATTTTGATACCTGTGGGAATTGATAAGTTCTAAGCTTCGAAACATCAGCAATCCTCTTGACAGTACGGCTCCCCATGTCTGATGAAAATTCCTATCAGTTGTCGAAGTATAGCAAAGACTTAGTTATCAGGATACAATAATGGTCATTGGAagagaagaaaggaaaaaggaGAGACAAACCTGATCCCGGAATACGGTGAGACCTTCCTTTAAGCTGAGTTGGAACCAATCACGACAAGTCACTCTGCGAATTTTTGCCTAGCGCTTAGATCAAGTTTTTCAACACAGGTTTgagcaaaacaaaaaacaatgcCAAGAACAACTCAAATAcattctaaaattaataaaaaagaatgTCAGGGGCTCAAACTCAGAGTTAACACAGCCACGTTTATATGCTCAAGCTTATAAGAGGTTTACTCATGGAAGGAACAAGAAGTCAAGTGCTGATTCAGaatatgttatttaattattatgtattttcAGTAATTTGTTCAGTTGTTGTATTTATTTCTTAAGGCAGTTATCTTGGATTTTATTAGGAAGTTATATGTCAGTTATGTATTGTCAGTTATTGACATGTTTGTATGTAAACTTCAAGATGAAATGATAAAGGCAAGATATATTTCATCAAAACTTTTCTGAAAGAGATCCTAGGGTTCTCTCTCAACAAGCCCTTAATTCATTTAGTTCTGTTCAATCAAAATAGGTGGTAAAGGAAGAAAACAGCCTAAGAAAACCTTGTTCTCTGAATTACAAGGTGATTTCTCTCTTAGTCATCCTATAACTCGATCTGTGATGCGGGACCGTAACAAAGAACTTCCATTTATAAACATACGAATAAGAAAGCAGCACCGAGATGTGGAAATATACATCTTATATCTCAACATGTTAAATTAGAATGCGATGACAGGAAACTAAAAGGTATGGAAAGCATAAGCAGTATTTAATGCCTATTGTTCAAAATAACTGCATGAAGGAGTTAAGCCAACCTGTTGCCAGTCCAGTTGTGGAAATACtgcatgaaaaaaatgaaaaagaaattaagTCAAAATCACAGATTTATTCAAATCAACTTTAAAATAATGACATATGTGGTTCTTCATGATACAAAATAAGTAATCAACCTCATGACCGATGACTCCCAAGATTGCAGCATAATCTGCGTCTGAAGCAGTTTCTGGAGATGCCAGAACAAGTTTGGAATTGAAAATCTGTTCACAAACAATCCAGatacataattaataaagattACAGAGATCTAATCAGTTGTCAACTAGAACAAAATCAAGAAAGTTAGACGGCATACATTCAAACTCTTGTTCTCCATAGCTCCCCTGAAAATTTATCAAGATATAGCAACACCGCTTAGCAAAGTAAGTAAGAGCCAAAGATACTCGGCAACATCATACCATAGTCAGTGCAGGACTGAAAGATAggattgataaaaaggtaactTACATGTTAAAATCCGGAACAGCAACAATATTGAAGAGATCCAAATCATATTCAAGACCAAAAACCTGTTTGCAGATGACATGACAGAAAACACTTTATAAAACcataactaataaaataacTTTGAAATTCTAACTGGGAAACAGTTTAAGACAAAAGATACTGACATCCTCATCCCATTTCATTGCCGCTTTAAGTGAATACATAGCATGTGCTGTCATGGGTACATCTTGGGCTGGGGTCCAAATTCTTAGCGAGACCTTCCGACCAGACCTCGTAACAAATGTATCATCTCTGCTCTCCAACTGTCCAGCAACTAAGGCAAATAAGTAGCAAGGCTTCTTGAATGGATCCTCCCAGATAGCATAATGCTTTCCACCCTGCAACATTACCAGATAGCCAAATAAGCAATCGAACAGCAACCACTATTTAGAGAAGGGAGAGGTTAAACAATTCTTCATAACAAAAATTCACCTCCAGGTCTCCTTGCTCTATTAGGTTTCCATTAGACAGCAGAACTGGGTATAATGATTTATCACCTTCAATACGGCATGTGTATTTTGCCATTATATCAGGGCGATCCTGTTAACAAATTAGATTGAAAGTGAAGTCATCTGGTTTTTAGAAATTACATTAACTTAATGATAGAACTAAATGATCTTGCAATTAACTAACCTGATAGAACGTAATTTTGCGGAAACCCTCTGCTTCACATTGAGTGCAGAAATTCCCAGAGGACTGGTAAAGCCCCTGCAGAgagaagttaaaaaaatattgtaaggCAAAAGAGTCGCTCCGTTGGGGGAAGTAAGAAATGTCACAGAATACAACAAGGCTTTGTTCGGACAAAGAATAAATAGATCACCTCCAAAGATGTGTTCTTCTGAGGGTATATCTCAGTAACAATGGCCAATACAAATGTACTTGCAGGTGGTGATTTGATTGTTAAATGGCGTGAATCCACATGATAATCTCCATCCTGAAGGGGAAAGTACAAATAAGGCAAAAGGCCGTTCAAAACTCATTTTTGTAAAGACTTCGACAATATGTTGAAGCCATCTTTCGGAAGAGTGAAAGAAACTGCATACCTTCAGAACCTTGTCATTGACCTTAATTGAAATTAACTTCAGATCATGCCCATTCAAAACCAGTGGGGAAGAGGAACCTGTCCAGCAGCACAAGATATTCATCACTTACTATTGTTTTCACTTTttgtaagaaaaagaaaaacaaaaattataatgcTTCTTATCACCAATCCAATAACGTTACTTATGAAGTACCTTCGACCCTGGGGGAAACAGTTATCTTTGAACTGACAATTGTTTTTTCTTCACCCAAAGCAAAATTCAAATCCACCTGAAATAATTAAGACATATGCACACAAGGAAATAAGCTAAAGCTTCAGACTACAAATAGTTAATTACAAAGTGCATTTATCTGTACCGTGTCGAAATAGTGATCTGGCAACTTGTAATCCttcaaaaatatttcttttGGTGCATCCATTTTGGATTCTTCAACTTCCTTTGGCAAAGGTTCTGTGGCAACTGAACAAATAACCCTGCTACTACCTTGCCTAGAACTCTGTAATAACATATAAAATGTGCATATTCAATTCAACTAGCGCCAGGAAGATCATAAAAACAGTTTATTTCAGGAGCACATCTATTGTAGGACTGTAGCTGAGTTCGACTGTGAAAAACAAGCATGCATGAGCATGAGAGTAGCTCACACATACATGAAGAAATTAGTCCAAATTACAACTACTTACATGTAATGGAGGATACGCAAACCGAAAATTCCGTCTAACTGTGACCtattatccaaacattttacaatcaGAATATGGAATCTTTCACTGGTATAAATTTGATATGCAGTATAATGTAGAAGTAAAAACAACAGACAAACaatgaaacaaacaaacaaaatccTATATTATCAGAAAATTACTCGAACCTCCGACTTGAGGAACTGCCTATGCTTGGAGAATACTCTCACTGAATTCTGAAAGCACCCAACTCTGCTTTTAGACTGAAACTGCAAAATGAGAGTCAAAATATAAGCATTTGTCTATAAATAATTGTAAAACACAGTGGTCACATTCCAAAATTAACaccaacaacaacaatttaagaATGCCGCAGTCACAACAAACTAAAATTTAGCTAAGTCAGCTCAAAGTCAATAATCCAAACACCATTACACCACTGTCCTACACACAGATATGATATTATTTTAGCTGATATAAAGAACATATAAAGCGAACTAAATGTCGCATGAAACAATATAAAGCATCACTTAAAATTGCACATAAATAAATAGAATTTGAAGGATAAGAGTAATCACAGGAGCTGAGGAGATCAAGCCCAAGAGACTAAATTTTGTGAAGCACGGATTTTTGCATGGAAGAATCAACCGGGCCATTTGTAAGATGATAAAAAGTA
Coding sequences within it:
- the LOC126676887 gene encoding LOW QUALITY PROTEIN: puromycin-sensitive aminopeptidase (The sequence of the model RefSeq protein was modified relative to this genomic sequence to represent the inferred CDS: substituted 1 base at 1 genomic stop codon), which codes for MARLILPCKNPCFTKFSLLGLISSAPFQSKSRVGCFQNSVRVFSKHRQFLKSEVRVTVRRNFRFAYPPLHSSRQGSSRVICSVATEPLPKEVEESKMDAPKEIFLKDYKLPDHYFDTVDLNFALGEEKTIVSSKITVSPRVEGSSSPLVLNGHDLKLISIKVNDKVLKDGDYHVDSRHLTIKSPPASTFVLAIVTEIYPQKNTSLEGLYQSSGNFCTQCEAEGFRKITFYQDRPDIMAKYTCRIEGDKSLYPVLLSNGNLIEQGDLEGGKHYAIWEDPFKKPCYLFALVAGQLESRDDTFVTRSGRKVSLRIWTPAQDVPMTAHAMYSLKAAMKWDEDVFGLEYDLDLFNIVAVPDFNMGAMENKSLNIFNSKLVLASPETASDADYAAILGVIGHEYFHNWTGNRVTCRDWFQLSLKEGLTVFRDQEFSSDMGSRTVKRIADVSKLRTYQFPQDSGPMAHPVRPHSYIKMDNFYTGKLMFSXAHSVNACIKHLDLKVFFLSDVWIVFFHLRNGAMYRLQIAVTVYEKGAEVVRMYKTLLGSQGFRKGMDLYFERHDGQAVTCEDFYAAMRDANNADFANFLQWYSQAGTPVVKVTSSYDAEARTFSLKFSQEVPPTPGQPIKEPMFIPVAFGLLDSSGKDMPLSSVYQDGTLKSLASNNQPVNTTVLRVTKKEEEFVFPDIVERPVPSILRGYSAPIRLQSDISDTDLFFLLAHDSDGFNRWEAGQVLARKLMLSLVSDFQQSKPLALNPKFMHGLRSILCDTSLDQEFVAKAITLPGEGEIMDLMEIADPDAVHAVRSFLRKQLATELKAEFLNIVENNRSSEPYVFDHPNMARRALKNISLAYLASLEDEGLTKLALQEYNTATNMTDQFAALAAIAQSPGKGRDEALADFYNKWQNNYLVVNKWFALQAMSDVSGNVENVRRLLNHPAFDMRNPNKVYSLIGGFCGSPVNFHAKDGSGYKFLGEMVVQLDKINPQVASRMVSAFSRWRRYDEARQTLAKAQLEMIMSANGLSENVFEIASKSLAA